A window of Pararhodobacter sp. genomic DNA:
GGCACAATCCTGCTGGTCGCCGTGCTGACGCTGTATTGGGTCTATGACAAGGTTGTCGGTATCGACAACGTAAAGCTGGGGTAACGGACAATGGCGCTTCCAAGTTATGCTTCGCCGCTGCAACGGACCTGGCACTACGGGTTCCGGGTCCTTTGCGGTTTGATTTTCTTCTTCCTGATGTTCCCGATCATGGTGATTGTACCACTATCGTTCAACGCGCAGGATTACTTTACGTTCACACCAGAGATGCTTTCGCTTGATCCCGACGGATTCTCGCTCAAGCACTATGTGGACTTCTTCACCAACCCGGATTGGCAGCAAGCGATGTGGAACTCGCTGTCGATTGCACCAATGGCAACCCTGGTCTCGGTCGGCTTGGGGACGCTGGCGGCCGTCGGCCTGAGTCAGAGCCATGTGCCGTTCAAACGGGTGATCATGGCGGTGCTGATCTCGCCGATGATCGTGCCGCTGATCATCTCGGCGGCGGGGATGTATTTCTTCTTCTCGGCGATCGGCTTGCAAGGCACCTATTGGGGCGTTGTTCTGGCGCATGCGATCCTGGGCATTCCCTTCGTGATCATCACGGTGACCGCGACGATGGTGGGGTTTGACCGTTCGCTGACCCGCGCTGCGGCATCCATGGGTGCCGGACCGATGCGCACCTTCTTCAAGATTCAGTTGCCGCTGATCCTGCCCGGCGTGATCTCGGGCGCGCTGTTTGCCTTCATCACCTCATTCGACGAGGTTGTGGTGGTGATCTTCGTCGGCTCGGCGGGGCAGAAAACCCTGCCGTGGCAGATGTTCATCGGCCTGCGTGAACAGATCAGCCCGACGATCCTGGCCGTCGCAACCTTGATGGTGGCGCTGTCGATCATGCTGCTGGCAACGCTGGAAATGCTGCGTCGCCGGAACGAGCGGCTGCGCGGTATGTCCCCGGCCTGATGTGATGCACGGAAAACGGAAAACGCGGGGCCCATCAGCCCCGCGTTTTTCTATTTGGTCAATGCCAGTTTCTCGGCCACGAATTGCTCCAGCGCGGCCGCCGGGCGTGCCCCCGCCAACCGCGCCACTTCGCGCCCGCGGTGGAACAGGATGAACGCCGGAATGCCGCGGATGTTGTAGCGCACCGTCGCGTCGGGGTTGGATTGCGTGTCGATCTTGGCCAGCCGCACCTTGGGGGACAGGCTGCGTGCGGCGCGCTCGAACTCGGGCGCCATCGCGCGGCACGGCCCACACCACGGCGCCCAGAAGTCGACCAGCAAGGGCAGGTCGTCGGACTTCGCGGCTTTCTCAAGCGTCTTGAGGTCCAGCTTTGCGACTTTTCCGTCATTCAGCTTGTGGCCACAGATGCCGCACACCGGCGAGGCTTCGGCTTTGTCGGCGGGGAATTGATTGACTTGCCCGCAATCCATGCAGGTCAGGCGGATCTTGGCACTCATCGGCGGCCTCACAGGGTTAAACATTCCGGTATCAGAATGTGATTTGGGCATGACAAGAGCCGCTGTCAAGGTCAGGCGCGGGGCGGGCGTGATTTATACACCGGCAACCGCCAGCCGAACGCCAAGGACCCGCCCCTGAGCAGGAAGGTTACCACCGCGCATGCCAGCAGTCCGAGCGACTGGCTCTCGCAGAAATATAATACGATCAAGGCCGAGGACGCGCCCGCAAACGCCGCACTCAGGTATAACTCGCCTTGCCGCAGCACCAAGGGCACCTCGTTGCACACAACATCGCGCATCAAGCCGCCCATCGCGCCGGTGATCATGCCCATGATCAACACGACCGCCGGACCATGCCCCAGGGACCAGGCCACGGCCACGCCCGCCGGCACGGCAACCGACAGCGCGCCGGCATCCAGCCAATCCAGCGCCGCGCGCCGGGATTCCAGCCTGTGCGCGTTGAAAAACACCAGGATTGCCGCCAGACACGCGGTTGCGATGTACCACGGGTCCACGACCCAGAACACCAGATCGCGGTTCAGCATCATGTCGCGCAGCGTGCCGCCGCCGACCGCTGTCAGGCTGGCGATGAACAGGAACCCCACCAGATCAAGCTGTGCGCGGCTGGCCGCCAAGGCCCCGGTCAGTGCAAACACGAACACCGACAGGTAATCCAACGCCGCGATGAGGCTCATTTGGACACCGCTTTGCTCGCCGGTTTGAACGGAGCCATACCCGCGCGCGCCAATTCATC
This region includes:
- the trxC gene encoding thioredoxin TrxC, giving the protein MSAKIRLTCMDCGQVNQFPADKAEASPVCGICGHKLNDGKVAKLDLKTLEKAAKSDDLPLLVDFWAPWCGPCRAMAPEFERAARSLSPKVRLAKIDTQSNPDATVRYNIRGIPAFILFHRGREVARLAGARPAAALEQFVAEKLALTK
- a CDS encoding ABC transporter permease; protein product: MALPSYASPLQRTWHYGFRVLCGLIFFFLMFPIMVIVPLSFNAQDYFTFTPEMLSLDPDGFSLKHYVDFFTNPDWQQAMWNSLSIAPMATLVSVGLGTLAAVGLSQSHVPFKRVIMAVLISPMIVPLIISAAGMYFFFSAIGLQGTYWGVVLAHAILGIPFVIITVTATMVGFDRSLTRAAASMGAGPMRTFFKIQLPLILPGVISGALFAFITSFDEVVVVIFVGSAGQKTLPWQMFIGLREQISPTILAVATLMVALSIMLLATLEMLRRRNERLRGMSPA
- a CDS encoding trimeric intracellular cation channel family protein encodes the protein MSLIAALDYLSVFVFALTGALAASRAQLDLVGFLFIASLTAVGGGTLRDMMLNRDLVFWVVDPWYIATACLAAILVFFNAHRLESRRAALDWLDAGALSVAVPAGVAVAWSLGHGPAVVLIMGMITGAMGGLMRDVVCNEVPLVLRQGELYLSAAFAGASSALIVLYFCESQSLGLLACAVVTFLLRGGSLAFGWRLPVYKSRPPRA